One segment of Megachile rotundata isolate GNS110a chromosome 4, iyMegRotu1, whole genome shotgun sequence DNA contains the following:
- the LOC100877190 gene encoding zinc finger CCCH-type with G patch domain-containing protein, which translates to MTDAESLKEAIAQYEQQLTQVQATLSTTTEETDRNNLLSLQSDIQELITLTKESLQSIEMADVGNTSKFEDSGNEDDDPLAREYALFKAELENASNDSENTEQDRQDGDSNKIEEELRQLEGMKCRAPHGSSWGGIGYHNAMVSSVYQNDDTEIKNMQDIKVRVLFLNPTHREMLPCPYYLDGRCKFSDEDCNFSHGELVPLSSIQEYREPDFQSIKTGSRVLAKQKNELWHRCIVLKIPDKEGDPFRVKFESNGNIVEVCLQHLLPLDDADLEMSDTSDDADSESDTTDYSRDQVIHKSLLSVEHNAPLGNWEKHTRGIGSKLMAQMGYIVGTGLGKRADGRIEPVEATVLPAGKSLDHCMELRENAGGDKNLFSVERRMQKQQQKLEQQRERQYQREKEREQNNVFNFINSTLGDKPKIETQNTISKNKNNLKTETNRQLNVASFQIGENILRLEKESTKLKESLTKHVKGSVHYNNIAMKYNEKQKELVGLRASQKSITAEQDQRKSRAKLSIF; encoded by the exons aTGACTGACGCAGAAAGTTTAAAGGAAGCAATTGCACAATACGAACAGCAA ctAACTCAAGTTCAAGCAACTTTATCGACGACAACGGAAGAAACTGACAGgaataatttattaagtttacAATCAGATATACAAGAACTAATTACCTTAACGAAAGAAAGTTTACAAAGCATTGAAATGGCTGATGTAGGGAACACGTCAAAGTTTGAAGATTCAGGTAACGAAGACGATGATCCATTGGCAAGAGAGTATGCCTTGTTTAAG gCAGAACTGGAGAACGCTTCGAATGATTCTGAAAACACTGAGCAGGATAGACAAGACGGTGACTCCAATAAAATAGAA GAAGAGTTGAGGCAGCTAGAAGGTATGAAATGTAGAGCTCCTCATGGTAGCAGTTGGGGAGGGATCGGTTATCATAATGCTATGGTATCCTCTGTTTATCAGAACGAtgatacagaaataaaaaacaTGCAAGATATAAAG GTCAGGGTATTGTTTTTGAATCCGACACATAGAGAGATGCTTCCATGCCCTTACTACTTAGATGGAAGATGTAAATTTTCTGACGAGGATTGTAATTTTTCGCATGGAGAATTAGTACCATTATCTAGTATTCAAGAATATAG AGAGCCAGATTTTCAAAGTATAAAAACAGGTAGCAGGGTATTAGCAAAACAAAAGAATGAATTATGGCATAGGTGCATTGTACTGAAAATACCAGATAAAGAAGGCGATCCCTTTCGGGTAAAATTCGAATCAAATGGTAATATTGTAGAGGTTTGTCTACAACATCTTTTACCTCTTG ATGAtgcagatttggaaatgtcAGATACATCTGATGATGCTGATAGTGAAAGTGATACAACAGATTATTCCAGAGATCAAGTAATTCACAAATCGCTTCTCTCTGTAGAACATAATGCAccattaggaaattgggagaaACATACACGCGGTATAGGTAGTAAATTAATGGCACAAATGGGATACATAGTAGGAACTGGTCTTGGAAAACGTGCGGATGGTAGAATAGAACCTGTTGAAGCAACAGTATTGCCAGCAGGAAAGTCATTAG ATCATTGTATGGAACTACGAGAAAATGCAGGTGGagacaaaaatttgttttctgTGGAACGCAGAATGCAAAAACAACAACAAAAGTTAGAACAACAAAGAGAAAGGCAGTACCAAAGAGAGAAAGAACGGGaacaaaataatgtatttaatttcataaattcaacTTTAGGTGATAAAC CTAAAATTGAAACACAAAACACCAtttcaaagaataaaaataatcttaagACAGAGACAAATCGACAACTAAATGtagcaagtttccaaattggagaaaatattttaagattagAGAAAGAATCGACTAAATTAAAAGAATCATTGACAAAACATGTAAAGGGAAGCGTTCATTATAATAACATCGCGATGAAGTATAACGAAAAACAAAAAGAACTTGTTGGTCTAAGGGCATCCCAAAAAAGTATTACTGCTGAGCAAGATCAACGAAAAAGCCGAGCTAAATTATCTATATTTTGA
- the LOC100882280 gene encoding aromatic-L-amino-acid decarboxylase — protein MDIQEFRVRGKEMVEYICEFMSNIHNRRVTPDVGPGYLRPLLPSEAPHQPESWEDIMKDVESKIMPGITHWQHPRFHAYFPAGNSFPSILGDMLADAIGCIGFSWAASPACTELETIVCEWFGKAIGLPSDFLYFNPGSKGGGVIQGSASECVLVCMLAARAQAIARLKESPAHAHLDETALLGKLMAYCSRESHSCVEKDAMICFVKLRILEPDEKSVLRGETLRQAIEADTAEGYIPFFVSTTLGTTACCSFDNLREIGPVCRKYPGVWLHVDAAYAGNAFICPELKYLMAGIEYADSFNTNTNKFLLTNFDCSCLWVRDRFKLTSALVVDPLYLQHTHADTAIDYRHWSIPLSRRFRSLKLWFVMRSYGIAGLQAYIRNHIQLAKRFEALVRKDARFEVCNEVVLGLVCFRAKGSDKLNQKLLSTINDSGKLHMVPARVNQRFTIRFALAAPNATASDVDIAWSIITDYLAELLESKDVMDELADIREKKRKATLEQRRSFFVRMVSDPAIQPGFTKTPNRTGPKLDTQATIGGIGSNPHPTTRSWISWPLAYLMQAKDAADTSELSLRFRHLDTMVRLKASGTGSRRGSSNGCSPEPSPSASPSRGRSPNGRA, from the exons ATGGACATTCAGGAGTTTCGTGTGCGCGGAAAGGAAATGGTGGAGTACATATGCGAGTTTATGAGTAATATCCACAACCGGAGAGTAACGCCGGATGTCGGTCCCGGATATTTACGACCACTCCTCCCCTCGGAAGCACCGCACCAACCTGAATCTTGGGAGGACATCATGAAGGACGTGGAGTCAAAAATTATGCCTGGA ATCACTCATTGGCAACATCCTCGATTCCACGCTTATTTTCCAGCTGGTAATTCATTCCCATCGATTCTTGGTGACATGTTGGCGGATGCAATAGGTTGTATCGGATTTTCATGG GCGGCCAGTCCGGCCTGCACGGAGCTCGAGACGATAGTCTGCGAATGGTTCG gcAAAGCCATCGGTTTACCATCGGACTTCCTGTACTTTAATCCAGGCAGCAAAGGCGGAGGTGTGATACAG gGTTCAGCTTCGGAGTGCGTATTGGTGTGTATGCTCGCCGCGAGAGCTCAAGCGATCGCTAGGCTCAAAGAGTCACCTGCTCATGCACATTTGGACGAAACTGCACTTCTTGGAAAACTTATGGCCTATTGTAGTCGTGAAAGTCACAGCTGTGTTGAAAAAGACGCGATGATATGCTTTGTGAAGCTGCGAATTTTAGAACCCGATGAGAAGAGCGTGCTGCGCGGAGAGACTTTGCGTCAG GCAATCGAGGCTGATACCGCAGAAGGTTACATCCCCTTCTTCGTCTCAACCACCCTAGGCACAACTGCTTGTTGCTCCTTCGACAATCTCAGGGAGATAGGACCAGTTTGTAGGAAATATCCAGGC GTATGGCTGCACGTGGACGCAGCATACGCAGGCAACGCTTTTATCTGTCCCGAGTTGAAGTACCTGATGGCTGGCATCGAATACGCCGATTCTTTCAACACCAAcacgaacaaatttttattgacgAATTTCGATTGTTCCTGTCTGTGGGTTCGAGATAGATTCAAACTGACTAGCGCGCTAGTCGTCGATCCACTTTATCTTCAGCATACTCATGCGGATACTGCCATTGATTACAG ACATTGGAGTATACCATTGAGTCGACGATTCCGTTCTCTGAAACTGTGGTTTGTTATGAGAAGTTATGGAATAGCCGGCCTGCAAGCTTACATACGGAATCATATTCAACTAGCGAAGAGGTTCGAGGCATTAGTCAGGAAAGATGCGAGATTCGAAGTTTGTAACGAAGTTGTG TTGGGTCTGGTATGTTTCCGAGCCAAAGGTTCCGACAAGTTAAACCAAAAACTACTGAGTACCATCAACGATTCCGGGAAACTGCACATGGTGCCAGCGCGAGTGAATCAACGCTTTACGATTCGTTTTGCGCTCGCCGCGCCGAATGCCACTGCTTCTGACGTtg ACATCGCGTGGAGCATCATTACTGATTACCTAGCTGAGTTATTGGAGTCCAAG GATGTTATGGACGAGCTGGCGGATATTCGCGAGAAGAAAAGGAAAGCCACCCTGGAGCAGAGGAGGTCCTTCTTCGTCCGCATGGTGTCTGATCCCGCTATTCAGCCAGGATTCACGAAAACCCCTAACAGGACGGGGCCGAAGTTAGACACACAGGCAACGATCGGTGGCATTGGTTCAAATCCTCATCCTACCAC GCGCTCGTGGATTTCCTGGCCGTTGGCATATTTGATGCAAGCGAAGGACGCTGCTGACACTAGCGAACTGTCTCTTAG ATTCCGTCACTTGGATACAATGGTGCGTCTGAAGGCAAGTGGTACCGGAAGTCGCCGCGGTAGCAGCAACGGCTGCAGCCCTGAACCGTCGCCATCCGCTTCGCCATCGCGCGGAAGATCGCCAAATGGCAGAGCGTAA
- the LOC100877080 gene encoding uncharacterized protein LOC100877080 isoform X1, with amino-acid sequence MMQEHKSFLIRDLLGDVLSERVHEDSEDDSAVHSDSEDTIDPGSSPCTRLESPPPTLSPSPAPATSGKSCGSANGPPSGRKPRRRRTAFTHAQLAYLERKFRCQKYLSVADRSDVADALSLSETQVKTWYQNRRTKWKRQNQLRLEQLRHQATVEKELLVRGVGLHHGSIDAYCPPYNAQTQTQSHPPPPPPPPASSTASTAAFLSTAAALFRNVTYVHGCPL; translated from the exons ATGATGCAGGAGCACAAGTCGTTCCTTATAAGGGATCTTCTAGGGGATGTTTTGTCGGAACGTGTACACG AAGATTCGGAGGACGATTCGGCAGTTCATTCGGATTCCGAGGACACGATCGACCCAGGAAGTAGTCCGTGTACGCGATTGGAAAGTCCTCCTCCGACGCTCTCACCTTCACCGGCACCAGCAACCTCCGGCAAGTCCTGTGGATCCGCGAACGGTCCTCCTAGCGGACGGAAACCTAGGAGAAGACGAACAGCGTTCACTCATGCCCAGCTTGCTTATCTGGAGAGAAAGTTTCGTTGTCAAAAGTATCTGAGCGTCGCGGACCGAAGCGACGTCGCCGATGCCCTGTCACTATCGGAGACCCAAGTTAAGACCTGGTATCAAAACAGAAG GACCAAATGGAAGCGACAGAATCAGCTACGTCTAGAGCAGCTACGCCACCAAGCGACGGTAGAAAAAGAGCTGTTGGTGCGAGGCGTAGGTCTTCACCATGGGAGCATAGACGCCTATTGCCCACCGTACAACGCACAGACCCAAACGCAAAGTCATCCACCTCCACCGCCGCCACCGCCAGCTTCTTCCACCGCCTCGACGGCTGCCTTCCTCTCCACCGCTGCCGCTCTCTTTCGAAACGTCACCTACGTTCACGGATGTCCGCTTTAA
- the LOC100882170 gene encoding box C/D snoRNA protein 1: MLFLTKYLLININMATSSDKIEDCEVCGANKAKYTCPKCEVRTCCLQCVNIHKKELECDGIRDKTKFIPLKSFTDLDVLSDYRLLEEVGRTVDQLKRDPSKKYTRQNNLPLHLAKLRTAAFKRTINLQFMPQNFSRHQNNTTFLNWKTNDLYWRIEWIFPQAEHTKWVTERALETTRLSILIEEILNPINSLKDKNDVEELNLKMRLNDRLQYYQAAGLTGIKVLLKAERIIKSDLKFYELDVTCSLQENLENKTIIEFPTIYIILKDHSSTYEIIDTDDELTCDAQCESDNNVLKRKKRKYNQIDKKEKKASSVNYFFNSGTSESEDEKMNDNRKTEQLSDFNIPYYNDLIKAEQ, translated from the exons atgttatttcttacgaaatatttactaataaatattaacatggCGACGTCCAGTGACAA AATTGAAGATTGTGAAGTATGCGGTGCGAACAAAGCAAAGTACACGTGTCCCAAGTGTGAGGTTAGGACTTGTTGTCTTCAGTGTGTCAATATTCACAAAAAGGAATTAGAATGTGATGGCATTCGAGATAAAACGAAGTTTATACCATTAAAATCATTTACAGACTTGGATGTTTTAAGTG ATTACAGACTTCTTGAAGAAGTTGGTAGAACAGTAGATCAATTAAAAAGAGATCCATCAAAAAAATATACACGTCAAAATAATTTGCCACTGCATCTGGCTAAGTTAAGAACAGCTGCatttaaaagaacaattaatttacaatttatgccACAAAATTTTAGTAGACACCAAAATAataccacatttttaaattggaaaactAACGACTTATATTGGAGGATAGAATGGATCTTCCCACAAGCAGAACATACAAAATGGGTAACTGAAAG GGCTCTAGAGACTACAAGGTTATCAATACTTATAGAGGAAATTTTGAATCCTATTAATTCATTAAAAGATAAAAACGATGTAgaagaattaaatttgaaaatgcgtTTAAATGATAGATTACAGTATTATCAAGCAGCTGGTTTAACTGGGATAAAAGTTCTTTTGAAAGCAGAAAGGATTATAAAGTCAGATTTAAA GTTTTATGAATTGGATGTTACATGTTCCTTGCAAGAAAATCTAGAAAATAAGACTATAATAGAATTTCcaacaatatatataattttgaaagatcATTCATCTACATATGAAATTATAGATACTG atGATGAACTTACCTGTGATGCACAATGTGAAAGTGATAATAATGTACTAAAAAGGAAAAAACGAAAATATAACCAAATCgacaaaaaagaaaagaaagcttCATCCGtgaattatttctttaattccggTACTTCGGAATCCGAGGACGAAAAAATGAATGACAATCGAAAGACTGAACAGTTATCGGATTTTAACATACCATATTACAACGATTTAATTAAAGCAGAGCAATAA
- the Mob4 gene encoding MOB kinase activator 4 — MSDILRPYIFHSIGYIHGTQKYLHREKLTSATTSKMKMADGPTILRRNRPGTKAKDFCRWPDEPFEEMDSTLAVQQYIQQMIRKDPSNVDLILKMPDAQDEAVWKYEHLRQFCMELNGLTVRLQEECFPVQCSQMTATEQWIFLCAAHKTPKECPAIDYTRHTLDGAACLLNSNKYFPSRVSIKESSVAKLGSVSRRVYRIFSHAYFHHKAIFDEFENKTFLCRRFTVFVTKYSLMSKESLIVPIMEEDGTTESEA; from the exons ATGAGTGATATTCTACGACCGTATATTTTTCATTCTATTGGTTATATACACGGTACACAGAAATATCTGCACAGAGAAAAATTAACGAGTGCAACAACTAGCAAAATGAAGATGGCGGATGGACCCACGATCCTTCGAAGAAATAGGCCTGGAACAAAAGCAAAG GATTTCTGTAGGTGGCCAGATGAACCATTCGAAGAAATGGATAGCACGTTGGCTGTGCAGCAATATATTCAACAGATGATTAGAAAGGATCCATCCAATGTTGACTTGATATTAAAAATGCCAGATGCACAGGATGAAGCTGTATGGAAGTACGAGCATTTGAGACAATTTTGTATGGAATTGAATGGTTTAACAGTAAGATTGCAAGAAGAATGTTTTCCGGTACAGTGTAGTCAAATGACGGCTACAGAACAATGGATATTTTTGTGTGCTGCTCATAAAACACCTAAAGAATGTCCAGCTATTGATTATACAAGACATACTCTTGATGGTGCAGCTTGTTTGCTTAATAGCAACAAATACTTTCCCAGCAG GGTGAGTATTAAAGAGTCTTCAGTAGCTAAGCTTGGATCTGTTAGTCGCAGagtttatagaattttttctcATGCATACTTTCATCATAAGGcaatatttgatgaatttgagaataaaaCTTTCTTATGTCGcag GTTCACAGTATTTGTGACAAAGTACAGTTTGATGTCAAAAGAGAGTTTAATAGTACCAATAATGGAAGAAGATGGAACAACTGAAAGTGAAGCCTAG
- the LOC100877080 gene encoding uncharacterized protein LOC100877080 isoform X2 translates to MMQEHKSFLIRDLLGDVLSERVHEDSEDDSAVHSDSEDTIDPGSSPCTRLESPPPTLSPSPAPATSGKSCGSANGPPSGRKPRRRRTAFTHAQLAYLERKFRCQKYLSVADRSDVADALSLSETQVKTWTKWKRQNQLRLEQLRHQATVEKELLVRGVGLHHGSIDAYCPPYNAQTQTQSHPPPPPPPPASSTASTAAFLSTAAALFRNVTYVHGCPL, encoded by the exons ATGATGCAGGAGCACAAGTCGTTCCTTATAAGGGATCTTCTAGGGGATGTTTTGTCGGAACGTGTACACG AAGATTCGGAGGACGATTCGGCAGTTCATTCGGATTCCGAGGACACGATCGACCCAGGAAGTAGTCCGTGTACGCGATTGGAAAGTCCTCCTCCGACGCTCTCACCTTCACCGGCACCAGCAACCTCCGGCAAGTCCTGTGGATCCGCGAACGGTCCTCCTAGCGGACGGAAACCTAGGAGAAGACGAACAGCGTTCACTCATGCCCAGCTTGCTTATCTGGAGAGAAAGTTTCGTTGTCAAAAGTATCTGAGCGTCGCGGACCGAAGCGACGTCGCCGATGCCCTGTCACTATCGGAGACCCAAGTTAAGACCTG GACCAAATGGAAGCGACAGAATCAGCTACGTCTAGAGCAGCTACGCCACCAAGCGACGGTAGAAAAAGAGCTGTTGGTGCGAGGCGTAGGTCTTCACCATGGGAGCATAGACGCCTATTGCCCACCGTACAACGCACAGACCCAAACGCAAAGTCATCCACCTCCACCGCCGCCACCGCCAGCTTCTTCCACCGCCTCGACGGCTGCCTTCCTCTCCACCGCTGCCGCTCTCTTTCGAAACGTCACCTACGTTCACGGATGTCCGCTTTAA
- the Sec22 gene encoding vesicle-trafficking protein SEC22, whose amino-acid sequence MVLLTMIARIADGLPLAATMQEDEQSGRSILEYQNQAKMLFRKLGPQSPARCTIETGPYLFHYLIENEICYLVLCERNYSKRVAYSYLEDIAQEFHSLYGKRVNTVTRPYSFIEFNTYIQKAKKVFLDGRSRRNMNALNTQLQDVQRIMVQNIDDVLQRGTVLSELDTKTQNLSMLSQKYKKDATHLNRKSMYVKAVAGLVAFLVFLLYFFIL is encoded by the exons atggtGTTATTAACAATGATTGCGAGAATAGCAGACGGTTTACCACTCGCGGCTACTATGCAAGAAGATGAACAG aGTGGAAGAAGTATTTTAGAATATCAGAATCAAGCAAAGAtgttatttagaaaattgggacctCAGTCTCCAGCTAGGTGTACTATAGAAACAGGCCCATACTTATTCCA TTAtctaattgaaaatgaaatatgttatttGGTATTGTGCGAAAGGAATTACAGTAAACGTGTGGCATACAGTTATCTTGAAGATATAGCACAAGAATTTCATTCTTTGTATGGCAAACGTGTTAACACAGTTACCAGGCCTTATAGTTTTATTGAATTCA ATACATACATTCAGAAAGCAAAGAAAGTTTTTCTGGATGGTAGATCAAGAAGAAACATGAATGCACTTAACACTCAGTTGCAAGATGTGCAAAGAATTATGGTTCAAAATATAGATGATGTCTTGCAAAGGGGTACAGTTCTATCAG aATTAGATACAAAAACACAAAATCTGTCCATgttatcacaaaaatacaaaaaagatgCCACTCATTTAAATAGAAAGTCAATGTATGTAAAAGCTGTGGCTGGACTTGTTGCATTTTTGGTCTTCCTACTGTACTTTTTCATTCTTTAG
- the Rpp25 gene encoding ribonuclease P protein subunit Rpp25, which produces MGKSKLKRKKWTKNIKDEPAESNIPIPNLPEKYLLMRVKTGTKIRNVLGYALKEFSKYNNVIWTAAGQGIGKAISCAEIFKKKQGNLHQITKLRYIESEKSKTENKGDLNAENRHVPEIHILLAKEIKDTSEPGYQAPDDCGEFVNNEDAKDKKKSVRQEGANTSCIDAEEFAAMGLRTGQKRPKREQQAEAPPKKNKRREKDE; this is translated from the exons ATGGGTAAATCAAAGTTAAAGAGAAAGAAATGGACGAAGAATATAAAGGATGAACCAGCAGAATCAAACATCCCCATACCAAATTTGCCAGAAAAGTATCTTCTGATGCGC GTGAAAACTGGCACGAAGATTAGAAATGTTTTGGGGTACGCATTGAAAGAATTTTCGAAGTACAATAACGTTATTTGGACCGCCGCAGGTCAAGGCATTGGAAAAGCTATTTCCTGTGCAGAGATTTTCAAGAAGAAACAAGGAAATCTTCATCAGATTACCAAATTACGTTATATAGA GTCGGAGAAGTCGAAAACGGAGAACAAGGGTGACTTGAATGCAGAAAATCGCCACGTACCAGAAATACACATTCTATTAGCGAAGGAGATAAAGGATACATCGGAACCTGg tTACCAAGCGCCGGATGATTGTGGAGAATTTGTGAACAATGAAGATGCAAAGGATAAGAAAAAAAGTGTGAGACAGGAAGGTGCTAATACGTCCTGTATCGACGCTGAGGAATTCGCAGCTATGGGTTTGAGGACCGGTCAAAAGAGGCCAAAAAGAGAGCAACAAGCTGAAGCGCCACCTAAAAAGAATAAGAGGAGAGAAAAGGATGAATAA